The genomic region CCATCGCCTCGATGCGGAAACTGCTCAGGCGCGCATCGGCGCTGGTCTTTTCGCTCAGTTGCACCAACGCAGGCGCGGCGGCTGTCGACGAGCAGCAGGAATCTTCGTGCGAATGAACCGGTGCCGGTGCTGCGACTTTCGACCCGCAGCAGGAATCGCCGCCATGTGAATGTTTATGCACAGGCTGCAATTTATGGCTGTGATCGTGGCCGTCGCCGGGCTTGTGGGTGTGCTGGGAATCGCTCATTGGTCGCGTCCATGAAGGTGCCTGTTGCCAAGTAAAGACCCTGTAGCCACTATAGGGTCAAGCACCCTTTTGGAGATTGCCGTCATGAAGATCGGAGAACTGGCCAAACTCACCGACTGCGCCGTGGAAACCATCCGCTACTACGAGCGCGAAAATCTGCTGCCGGAACCGGCCCGTAGCGACGGCAACTATCGCGTCTACACCCAGGCCCACGCCGAACGCCTGACCTTCATCCGCAACTGCCGCACCCTCGACATGACCCTTGAAGAAATCCGCAGTCTGCTGGCCATGCGTGACAGCCCGCAGGATCAGTGTGAAAGCGTCAATACGCTGATCGACGAACACATCCAGCACGTGAAGGCGCGGATTGATGGCTTGTTGGCGTTGCAGACACAGTTGCTCGACCTGCGCCAACGTTGTGGCGAAGGGCCGGATGCGGAGCAATGCGGGATTCTGCAGCGGCTGGAAGTGAGTGGCGGTGTGGTGGCGACGGAGGTTGAGCACTCCCATGTGGGCAGAAGTCATGGTCATTAGTCCTGCGTCGCCAATGGCTCTCACACCAGCCTGAACTCCAATACACCCCGGTGCCCCATGCCGTAGGTCAAGCCGGGGACCATCCCCGTACCCAGAAAAAGACTGCAGAACAGGTGAACGGTCTCACCGCGATACGCCTGATAGACCGTAGGCTCAATCCAGAAGCCGAGGGATGAATCGGGACTGACCGTCAGCTTGCGCTGGTAATCCCTCCAGGCGCCATCCTGGCCGCCCTTTGCACTGCTTTTCCAGGTCATTTCGATGGCGTTATTGGTTCGCAGGTTTTCAATCCGGGGAATGGTCAGGCATACGCCATTGGGATGTTGATCAACTTGCAGGACACCTTGCGACACGGCATCAATAAAAACCGGGCCGGTCTGGAGCAGCTCCGCCGCGAACGTCAGATGCAACGACAAGGAAGGTAAAGCAATACCATCTCTTTCGATGACAAAGATTACCTCGACCCGATCACCTTCAAACTGACGCGCCGTTTTGTCAGGCACCGCAAAATGCAAAGAGGTGTACTCCACCACTGTTTGCGGCTGCGACGTATAACTGCCCCCGGAACCACCGAGCGCCTGCCACTGCACCCGAACCTGATCACCCCTGCGAAAATCCATCTCATTGACTGAAACGACGACCCGCAACGAGTCGATGAAGATCGGTGCGCCGCTGAGTATTTCCATGGGCACCACGCACCCCCACGGGTCGAGGCTGGGAATGGAATGGAAAAGCCCCGAGCGACTTTCACAGCCAATGAAGGGGCGATTGTTCACCGTGCCCTGCAAGCGCTGTGGTGCAAAACCGATTGAGACCTCCGAGAACCCGGCCGTTGCGCCGGATGCACTGATTGTCATGATGAAGCTCCTTGAATGAAAAAGAGGGTGTTTGACTGACCCATGCCCAGTAGGCCTGCAGTCAGTCAAACACCCTCTTTTTTACTTGCCTACTGTCAGACATGACAGTCCGGTAGACCTATACCGAATATAAAAGCTTCAGAGCCAGTCTTTCAGACCGCCATTGGCGCGGTCATTGGCGCGTGGTGCTCGTAGCCTTCCAGCGAGAAGTCGCTCGGCTCGACCAGCTCCAGCCATTCCGGCTGATAGACGCCAGTCTTGGCAAACTCCGGCACGCGGTCGGAGATTTTCAGTTTCGGCATGGCGAACGGCTCGCGCTTGAGCTGTTCGTTGAGCATGTCCAGATGGTTCTCGTAGACGTGCGCATCACCGATGAAATAGGTGAACCAACGCGGCGTGTAGCCGGTCAGGCGACCGATCAGGCTCAGCAGCGCGGCGCCTTCGGTGAGGTTGAACGGCGTGCCCAGACCCAGATCGTTGGAGCGGATGTAGAGGGTCAGAGAAATCTCTTTGGTCTCGACATTCGGGTGGAACTGGTACAGCAGGTGGCACGGCGGCAGGGCCATTTCATCGAGCTGAGCAACGTTCCAGCCGTGGAACAGAATACGGCGGCTGCCCGGATCCTTGATGATCGTGTCGACGCACTGACGCACCTGGTCGATGGCTTTGTACAGCACCACGTAGGCCTGGCCGTCTTCTTCGCCCTGAGCGATCTGCTTGTAGCCGTTGGCCAGGGTTTGTTCGATGGCGGCGCTGTTGCTCAGCGGGATCTGCTTGTACGCCGGCCATTTGCGCCATTGCACGCCGTAGATTTCGCCGAGGTCGTCGTCACCCTGACGGAACGGGTTGGCCAGCCACTGCGCGTTTTCGTTGGCGTTCTGGTCCCAGACCTTGCAGCCCAGCGCGCGAAATTCAGCGGCATTGTTCACGCCACGGAGAAAACCGCACATCTCGCCGATGGCCGATTTGAAGGCCATTTTGCGCGTGGTGATCGCCGGAAAACCTTCCTGCAGATCGAAACGCAGCATCGCACCCGGGAAACTGATGGTGTTGATGCCGGTGCGGTTGGCCTGTTTGCTGCCGTTCTGAATGACGTGCGAGACCAGTTCGAGATATTGCTTCATGAGTTACCTGTGTCCTTTGAGCCCCGGCGTCGCGCGCCGGGGTTCGTAGTTTAAGCCGTCGGCGCGAGCGGTGCTGCCGGTGCGCGACGATAGGCCAGCCAGATCAGGAACAGCCCGCCGACGATCATCGGCACGCAGAGCACCTGGCCCATGGTCAGCCAGTTCCAGGCCAGATAGCCCAACTGCGCATCCGGCACGCGGACGAACTCGACGATGAAACGGAAGATGCCGTAGAACAGCGCGAACATGCCGGAAACAGCCATGGTCGGACGCGGTTTGCGCGAGAAAATCCACAGGATCAGGAACAACGCCACGCCTTCGAGCGCGAACTGATACAACTGCGACGGGTGACGCGGCAGTTGTGCCGGGTCGCTGAATGGCGGGAAGACCATGGCCCACGGTACGTCGGTGGCTTTGCCCCACAATTCGGCGTTGATGAAGTTGCCGATACGTCCGGCGCCCAGACCGATCGGCACCATCGGCGCAACGAAGTCCATCAGCTGGAAGAACGACTTGCCGTTACGCTTGCCGAACCACAACGCGGCCAGCATTACGCCGATGAAACCGCCGTGGAACGACATGCCACCCTTCCACACTTCGAAAATCAGCGTCGGGTTGGCCAGGTAAGCGCTCAGATCGTAGAACAGCACATAGCCCAGACGTCCGCCGACGATGACGCCCATCGACATCCAGAAGACCATGTCGGAGAGTTTCTCCTTGGTCCAGGTCGGGTCGAAACGGTTGAGCCGGCGCGACGCCAGCAGCCACGCACCGCCGATGCCGATCAGGTACATCAGACCGTACCAGTGGATTTTCAGCGGACCGATGGCCAGGGCCACCGGGTCGATCTGCGGGTAAGGCAGCATTGCGACTCCTCGTTAGAGTTGAAACCAAAATTCCCGGGCGACGCTGCCACCTCAGGATTAAGCCAGGATTGCGACGCGATTAAAGCAGGAAGCTCACACCCACGCTGAACAGCAAAGCGGCGAACAGCCGTTTCAGCAAGCGCGGCGACAACCGATGCGCCAATCGCGCACCGATGCGGGCGAAGATCATGCTGGTCAGGGCGATGCCCAACAACGCCGGCAAATACACAAAACCGAGACTATGCGGCGGCAACAACGGATCGTGCCACCCCAGAATCATGAAACTTAATGCACTGACCAGCGCGATTGGCAGCCCGCAGGCCGACGAAGTCGCCACCGCTTGCTGCATCGGCACGCTGCGCCAGGTCAGGAACGGCACGGTCAGCGAGCCGCCACCGACGCCGAAAATCGCCGAGGCCCAGCCGATGATGCTGCCGGCCACGGTCAGACCGAATTTACCCGGCACCGTTCGGCTGGCCTTGGGTTTGATGTCCAGCGCCAGTTGCACCGAGATGATCAAGGCAAACACGCCGATGATCTTTTGCAGGTGCGGGCCGGAGATCGCTTCTGCAGTCAGTGCGCCGAAGCCTGCACCGAGCAGAATGCCGACGGCCATCCACATGAAGATCGGCCAGCGCACCGCGCCGCGTCGATGATGCTCACGCACGGCGTTGACCGAGGTGAAGATGATCGTCGCCAGCGACGTGCCGACCGCCAGATGGGTGAGGATCGACTGATCAAAGCCCTGCAAGGTGAAACTGAACACCAGCACCGGCACGATGATGATCCCGCCGCCAACCCCGAATAGCCCGGCCAGCACGCCCGCACAGGCGCCCAGCGCCAGATAGAGCAGAAATTCCATGACCGTCTCCCCAGACCGCATCCGCAAAACCGGAGCGGCATGGTAACGGATGCACACCCTTTGGCTCCACTGGCGATGGATGCACGGACGCCGGATGCGTAGAGTGAGCAAAAAACACACAAGGACCACCTTATGTGCCTGATTGTTTTCGCCTGGCGCCCGGGCCATGCCCAGCCGCTGATCGTCGCGGCCAACCGCGACGAGTTCTACGCCCGGCCGAGCCTGCCGCTGGCGCAATGGCCGGAAGTGCCGCACGTACATGCCGGGCGTGATCTTGAGGCCGGCGGCACCTGGCTGGGGATTGGCGCCAACGGCCGCTTTGCTGCGTTGACCAATATTCGCGATCCACATCAGCCGCCGGCGCGTAAATCACGGGGTGAGCTGGTGGCGCGGTTTCTGACTGGCGATTCGTCGATTGATGATTATTTGAGCGATGTGGTCGGGCGTGCGGCGGAATATGCCGGGTTCAATCTGCTGCTCGGCAACAGTCATGAGCTGTGGCATTTCAATGCGCGGATGTCGGAACCGGTGATGCTGGGATCGGGGGTTTACGGACTGTCGAATGCCGGTCTGGATACGCCGTGGCCGAAGTTGCTGAAGGCCAAGGCTGGGTTGAGTGCGGTGCTGGATGATCCGCAACCGCAGCACTTGCTCGATTTGCTAAGCGATGCCCAGACCGCGCCGGAAGCGGAATTGCCAGATACCGGCGTGGGTCTGGCCACTGAAACATTGCTGTCGAGTGTGTTTATTGCCAGCCAGAGTTACGGGACGCGGGCGAGTACGGCGTTGATCGTGAAGGCGGATGGGACTCGGCGGATGGTGGAGCGGAGTTATGGGCCGTATGGCGGGCATTTGGGCGAAGTGGAGATAACAGCTTAAAAGCTTACCCTCACCCCAGCCCTCTCCCGGAGGGAGAGGGAGCCGACCGTGGTGTCTTGAGCCGTACATCGACCTGAAAGACCGAGTTGATTATGGATTCAGCAGCATCTTCAGTCGCTGTGAGACGACTACGGCTTCAACCCAGCACCTTCGTCGGTGTGGGTCGATTATGGATTCGGCACAGCACTATCAGGTCGGTGCGCTTCGATTATGGATTCAGCACAGCACTATCAGGTCGGTGCGCTTCGATTATGGATTCAGCACAGCACTATCAGGTCGGTGCGCTTCGATTATGGATTCAATACAGCACTTTCAGGTCGGCGTACCTCTGCAGCATCCCCCGATCAGTCCCCTCTCCCTCCGGGAGAGGGTTAGGCGGGCGGCGTTCCGATGAGGGGCTTTTGATCTTCAGAGGGCCTTGACCACCGCCGGCGGATGCATCTTCGACAACCCAAGGTTCTTCAGCGCCAATTGCAGCGAGCTGTGGATTACTTGCGGGTTATCGATGGTCATCAACTCGGCCAACAACTCCTGGGCCTTGCTCAGATTGACCTGACGCAACATCCACTTGACCTTCGGCAAGTTGGTGGCGTTCATCGACAGACTGTCGAAACCCATCGCCATCAACAGCACCGCCGCCGCCGGGTCGCCGGCCATTTCGCCGCAGATACTCACCGGTTTACCTTCGGCATGGGCATCGCGCACCACGGTTTGCAGGGCTTGCAGCACCGCTGGATGCAGGTAGTCGTAAAGATCGGCCACACGCGGGTTATTGCGATCGACCGCCAGCAAATACTGGGTCAGGTCGTTGGAGCCGACCGAAAGGAAGTCGACCATCCGCGCCAGTTCCTTGGTCTGATACACCGCCGCCGGAATCTCGATCATCACGCCGATCGGCGGCATCGGCACGTCGGTGCCTTCGTCGCGCACTTCGCCCCAGGCCCGGTGAATCAGGTGCAGGGCTTCTTCGAGTTCGTGGGTGCCGGAGATCATCGGCAGCAGAATCCGCAGGTTGTTCAGGCCTTCGCTGGCCTTGAGCATCGCGCGGGTCTGCACCAGGAAGATTTCCGGGTGGTCGAGGGTGACGCGAATGCCGCGCCAGCCGAGAAACGGGTTGTCTTCCTTGATCGGGAAGTACGACAGCGACTTGTCACCGCCGATGTCGAGGCTGCGCATGGTCACCGGTTGCGGGTGGAACGCGGCGAGCTGCTCGCGGTAGATCGCCAGTTGTTCCTTCTCGCTCGGGAACCGCTGGTTGATCATGAACGGCACTTCGGTGCGGTACAGGCCAACACCCTCGGCGCCACGCTTCTGCGCCCGCGCCACATCGGCGAGCAAACCGGTATTGACCCAAAGCGGCATGCGGTGGCCATCGAGGGTCACGCACGGCAGGTCGCGCAGGGTGTCGAGGCCCAGCGCCAGTTGTTTCTCTTCTTCGACGACCTCGGCGAACTGCTTGCGCAGCACTTCGCTCGGGTTGGTGTAGACCTCGCCGCGGGTGCCGTCGACGATCATTTCGATGCCGTCGACCTTGGCGTACGGCAGGTCGACCAGACCCATGACCGTCGGGATACCCATGGCCCGGGCGAGGATCGCGACGTGCGAGTTACCCGAGCCGAGTACCGAGACCAGACCGACCAGCGTGCCTTCCGGCACCTCGCCGAGCATCGCCGGCGTCAGTTCTTCGCTGACCAGAATGGTTTTTTCCGGATAGACCAGGTTCTGCTGACGCTCTTCCTGCAAATAGGCGAGCAGACGGCGGCCAAGGTCTTTGACGTCCGATGCACGCTCACGCAGGTAGGCGTCGTCCATCAATTCGAAACGGTTGACGTGTTCCGTGACCACCTGACGCAGCGCGCCCTGGGCCCACTGGCCGGTCTTGATCACCGTGGTGATTTCGCTGCCCAGCGAGGCATCGTCGAGCATCATCAGGTAGACGTCGAACAGCGCGCGCTCTTCCGGGCGCAACTGCGTCGCCAGTTTGGCGGACAACGTGCGCATGTCGGCGCGCACGCCTTCGATGGCGGTCTTGAACAGCGCCAGCTCAGCGTCAATGTCGGTGATGGTCTTGTCTGGCACCACGTCGAGATCGGCCGGCGGCAGCATGACCACCGCCGTACCGACCGCCGCCCCCGGCGAACCCGGCACGCCGACAAACTTGGCTTCCTGAATACCCTTGCCCTGACGGCCCAGACCACGGATCGAACCGGTGGCCTCGGCGTGGGCGATAACCCCGGCGAGCTGCGCACTCATGGTCACGAGGAAGGCTTCTTCACCTTCGTCGAACTGACGGCGTTCTTTTTGCTGGATGACCAACACGCCGACGACGCGGCGGTGGTGAATGATCGGTGCACCGAGGAACGAGGCGTAACGCTCTTCACCGGTTTCGGCGAAGTAGCGGTAGCGCGGGTGAACCGAAGCGTTTTCGAGGTTCAGGGGTTCTTCACGCGTGCCGACCAGACCGACCAGACCTTCGTTGGGTGCCATGCTGACCTTGCCGATCGAGCGCTTGTTCAAGCCCTCGGTGGCCATCAGGACGAAACGGTTGGTCTCGGGATCAAGCAGGTAGACCGAGCAGACCTGGCTGCCCATGGCCTCTTTGACGCGCAACACAATAATCCCCAACGCCGCCTTGAGATCCTTGGCGGAGTTAACTTCCTGGACGATCTTGCGCAGCGTATTGAGCATGGCTCGGGGTCGAACTCCGTCGTCAGTCGCGCGCTAAAAGGCGCGGGGCAAGCTCTTTGAGGGCGCGGCGATACACCTCGCGCTTGAATGTCACCACCTGGCCCAACGGATACCAATAGCTGACCCAGCGCCAGCCATCGAACTCCGGTTTACCGGTCAAATCCATCCGCACCCGCTGCTCGTTGGAGATCAGGCGCAGGAGAAACCATTTCTGTTTCTGGCCGATGCACAGCGGTTGGCTGTGCGTACGCACCAGACGTTGCGGCAAACGATAGCGCAACCAGCCCCGAGTACAGGCCAGTATTTCAACATCTTCACGTTCCAGGCCAACTTCTTCGTTCAGCTCGCGGTACAAGGCGTCTTCCGGCGTCTCTTCAGGGTTGATTCCCCCTTGCGGAAACTGCCAGGCATCTTGATTGATACGGCGAGCCCATAGCACCTGGCCGGCGTCATTCGTCAGAATGATCCCGACATTGGGGCGGAAACCATCGGGGTCGATCACGGCAACAACCTCGCAAACGCATGTCGCCGCATTGTTCCACAAAGGTTGATAAGGCGGCAACGAAGCTTCCTACCTTATGTGCACTCTTGTGAAAAGACCGTATTCTTGTCGCCTTTTTACAGACTTATCAGCGGGTAACTGCAATGCGCCTGGCACTCTTCGATTTGGACAACACCCTTCTGGGCGGCGACAGCGATCACGCTTGGGGCGACTATCTGTGTGAACGCGGCTTCCTCGACCCGATTGCGTACAAAGCGCGCAACGACGAGTTCTATCAGGATTACCTGGCCGGCAAACTGGATAACGCCGCGTACCTGAACTTCTGCCTGGAGATCCTCGGCCGCACCGACATGGCCGTGCTCGAGCAATGGCACAGCGATTACATGCGCGACTGCATCGAACCGATCGTCTTGCCCAAAGCGCTGGAACTGCTGAAAAAGCACCGCGACGCGGGCGACAAACTGGTGATCATCACCGCAACCAACCGCTTCGTCACCGCGCCGATTGCTGTGCGTCTGGGCGTTGAAACCCTGATCGCTAC from Pseudomonas tensinigenes harbors:
- a CDS encoding NRDE family protein, whose translation is MCLIVFAWRPGHAQPLIVAANRDEFYARPSLPLAQWPEVPHVHAGRDLEAGGTWLGIGANGRFAALTNIRDPHQPPARKSRGELVARFLTGDSSIDDYLSDVVGRAAEYAGFNLLLGNSHELWHFNARMSEPVMLGSGVYGLSNAGLDTPWPKLLKAKAGLSAVLDDPQPQHLLDLLSDAQTAPEAELPDTGVGLATETLLSSVFIASQSYGTRASTALIVKADGTRRMVERSYGPYGGHLGEVEITA
- a CDS encoding HAD family hydrolase; its protein translation is MRLALFDLDNTLLGGDSDHAWGDYLCERGFLDPIAYKARNDEFYQDYLAGKLDNAAYLNFCLEILGRTDMAVLEQWHSDYMRDCIEPIVLPKALELLKKHRDAGDKLVIITATNRFVTAPIAVRLGVETLIATECEMVDGRYSGRSTDIPCFREGKVTRLNRWLEETGYSLDDSYFYSDSMNDLPLLEQVANPVAVDPDPNLRAEAEKRGWPVISLRG
- the lgt gene encoding prolipoprotein diacylglyceryl transferase, which translates into the protein MLPYPQIDPVALAIGPLKIHWYGLMYLIGIGGAWLLASRRLNRFDPTWTKEKLSDMVFWMSMGVIVGGRLGYVLFYDLSAYLANPTLIFEVWKGGMSFHGGFIGVMLAALWFGKRNGKSFFQLMDFVAPMVPIGLGAGRIGNFINAELWGKATDVPWAMVFPPFSDPAQLPRHPSQLYQFALEGVALFLILWIFSRKPRPTMAVSGMFALFYGIFRFIVEFVRVPDAQLGYLAWNWLTMGQVLCVPMIVGGLFLIWLAYRRAPAAPLAPTA
- the ptsP gene encoding phosphoenolpyruvate--protein phosphotransferase, with translation MLNTLRKIVQEVNSAKDLKAALGIIVLRVKEAMGSQVCSVYLLDPETNRFVLMATEGLNKRSIGKVSMAPNEGLVGLVGTREEPLNLENASVHPRYRYFAETGEERYASFLGAPIIHHRRVVGVLVIQQKERRQFDEGEEAFLVTMSAQLAGVIAHAEATGSIRGLGRQGKGIQEAKFVGVPGSPGAAVGTAVVMLPPADLDVVPDKTITDIDAELALFKTAIEGVRADMRTLSAKLATQLRPEERALFDVYLMMLDDASLGSEITTVIKTGQWAQGALRQVVTEHVNRFELMDDAYLRERASDVKDLGRRLLAYLQEERQQNLVYPEKTILVSEELTPAMLGEVPEGTLVGLVSVLGSGNSHVAILARAMGIPTVMGLVDLPYAKVDGIEMIVDGTRGEVYTNPSEVLRKQFAEVVEEEKQLALGLDTLRDLPCVTLDGHRMPLWVNTGLLADVARAQKRGAEGVGLYRTEVPFMINQRFPSEKEQLAIYREQLAAFHPQPVTMRSLDIGGDKSLSYFPIKEDNPFLGWRGIRVTLDHPEIFLVQTRAMLKASEGLNNLRILLPMISGTHELEEALHLIHRAWGEVRDEGTDVPMPPIGVMIEIPAAVYQTKELARMVDFLSVGSNDLTQYLLAVDRNNPRVADLYDYLHPAVLQALQTVVRDAHAEGKPVSICGEMAGDPAAAVLLMAMGFDSLSMNATNLPKVKWMLRQVNLSKAQELLAELMTIDNPQVIHSSLQLALKNLGLSKMHPPAVVKAL
- the cadR gene encoding Cd(II)/Pb(II)-responsive transcriptional regulator, whose product is MKIGELAKLTDCAVETIRYYERENLLPEPARSDGNYRVYTQAHAERLTFIRNCRTLDMTLEEIRSLLAMRDSPQDQCESVNTLIDEHIQHVKARIDGLLALQTQLLDLRQRCGEGPDAEQCGILQRLEVSGGVVATEVEHSHVGRSHGH
- a CDS encoding thymidylate synthase, which translates into the protein MKQYLELVSHVIQNGSKQANRTGINTISFPGAMLRFDLQEGFPAITTRKMAFKSAIGEMCGFLRGVNNAAEFRALGCKVWDQNANENAQWLANPFRQGDDDLGEIYGVQWRKWPAYKQIPLSNSAAIEQTLANGYKQIAQGEEDGQAYVVLYKAIDQVRQCVDTIIKDPGSRRILFHGWNVAQLDEMALPPCHLLYQFHPNVETKEISLTLYIRSNDLGLGTPFNLTEGAALLSLIGRLTGYTPRWFTYFIGDAHVYENHLDMLNEQLKREPFAMPKLKISDRVPEFAKTGVYQPEWLELVEPSDFSLEGYEHHAPMTAPMAV
- a CDS encoding RNA pyrophosphohydrolase; translation: MIDPDGFRPNVGIILTNDAGQVLWARRINQDAWQFPQGGINPEETPEDALYRELNEEVGLEREDVEILACTRGWLRYRLPQRLVRTHSQPLCIGQKQKWFLLRLISNEQRVRMDLTGKPEFDGWRWVSYWYPLGQVVTFKREVYRRALKELAPRLLARD
- a CDS encoding sulfite exporter TauE/SafE family protein; protein product: MEFLLYLALGACAGVLAGLFGVGGGIIIVPVLVFSFTLQGFDQSILTHLAVGTSLATIIFTSVNAVREHHRRGAVRWPIFMWMAVGILLGAGFGALTAEAISGPHLQKIIGVFALIISVQLALDIKPKASRTVPGKFGLTVAGSIIGWASAIFGVGGGSLTVPFLTWRSVPMQQAVATSSACGLPIALVSALSFMILGWHDPLLPPHSLGFVYLPALLGIALTSMIFARIGARLAHRLSPRLLKRLFAALLFSVGVSFLL